The proteins below are encoded in one region of Triticum aestivum cultivar Chinese Spring chromosome 1B, IWGSC CS RefSeq v2.1, whole genome shotgun sequence:
- the LOC123080256 gene encoding putative leucine-rich repeat receptor-like protein kinase At2g19210, whose protein sequence is MAGFDARRFRRKNPNALLLGLKMSEHFMRDKERGKLTHHTWEQGCTIRCLSGYISSVSESGVTTTTTMILPRCQSTAASPWLLLLCLAVAASGGALQARAQTDVNGFISIDRGLAGKTTSYVDDTTKLLYTSDTDFIGNVGSTHNISTQYMVRPTQLSRRYHSARSFPDGVRNCYTLRSLVPGGKYLLRASFMYGDYDGLGSLPIFDLHVGVNYWQTVNISKPDLEVTAEAVVFVPDEFVHVCLLNTDAGTPFISDLELRPLKKKFYPQANLTQGLVLEHRLNLAPPDTNIVRELYY, encoded by the exons ATGGCGGGGTTCGACGCGAGGCGCTTCCGGCGCAAGAACCCGAATGCGCTCCTCCTCGGGCTCAAGATGTCCGAGCACTTCATGAGGGATAAGGAGAGAGGGAAGTTGACACACCACACGTGGGAACAGGGCTGCACCATCCGCTGCCTATCGGGCTACATCTCGTCGGTGTCTGAGAGCGGCGTcacgacgacgacgacaatgatCCTCCCCCGTTGT CAATCAACGGCGGCAAGTCCATGGCTGCTTCTTCTCTGCCTCGCTGTCGCTGCCTCGGGCGGCGCACTCCAAGCTCGTGCCCAGACGGACGTCAACG GTTTCATAAGCATTGACCGCGGGCTCGCCGGGAAGACGACGAGCTACGTGGACGACACCACCAAGCTGTTGTACACCAGCGACACCGATTTCATCGGCAACGTTGGCTCCACCCACAACATCTCCACCCAGTACATGGTCAGGCCGACGCAGCTGTCGAGGCGCTACCACAGCGCGCGCAGCTTCCCCGACGGCGTGCGGAACTGCTACACGCTCCGGTCCCTCGTGCCCGGGGGCAAGTACCTCCTCCGTGCCTCGTTCATGTACGGCGACTACGACGGCCTCGGCAGTCTACCCATTTTTGATCTGCACGTCGGTGTCAACTATTGGCAGACCGTAAACATCTCAAAGCCAGATCTCGAGGTGACCGCGGAGGCCGTCGTGTTTGTGCCCGATGAGTTTGTTCATGTGTGCTTGTTGAACACCGACGCCGGGACGCCCTTCATCTCGGACCTGGAGTTGAGGCCGCTGAAGAAGAAGTTCTACCCGCAGGCAAATTTGACGCAGGGTCTCGTTCTGGAACACAGGCTGAACCTCGCTCCCCCGGACACCAACATCGTCAG AGAACTATACTATTAA